A stretch of the Streptomyces sp. NBC_00078 genome encodes the following:
- a CDS encoding S1C family serine protease, protein MAARPSEPDRSHEERAALDSYSRIVTSVAAELTPKVAALNVAHRRPSGRFVRGTGSAVVFTDDGFLLTNAHVVGHSDAGTASFADGTTTPFHVIGADPLSDLAVVRADGPTPPPARFGEADALRVGQLVVAVGNPLGLTGSVTAGVVSALGRSLPASASGATRVIDDVVQTDATLHPGSSGGALATADGSVIGSNTAIADVGLGLAVPVNGTSRRIIATLLSEGRVRRAYLGLAGIPAPLPPLLRARTGRPTGLRIIDVVPASPAARAGLRDGDLLITAHGAPVTSAQALQRLMLQDAIGRPLPLTALRGDALVDVIATPTEPVADD, encoded by the coding sequence GTGGCCGCCAGACCCTCCGAGCCCGACCGCTCCCACGAGGAGCGGGCAGCACTGGACTCCTACTCGCGGATCGTCACCTCGGTCGCCGCCGAGCTCACGCCGAAGGTGGCGGCACTGAACGTCGCGCACCGTCGTCCCAGTGGGCGATTCGTACGGGGGACCGGCTCCGCGGTGGTCTTCACAGACGACGGTTTCCTGCTCACCAACGCCCATGTCGTCGGTCACTCCGACGCCGGTACGGCGTCCTTCGCCGACGGCACGACCACCCCCTTCCATGTGATCGGCGCCGACCCGCTCTCCGATCTCGCCGTGGTCCGTGCCGACGGACCGACCCCGCCACCGGCCAGGTTCGGCGAGGCCGACGCCCTGCGGGTGGGGCAGCTGGTCGTGGCGGTCGGCAATCCGCTCGGACTGACCGGCAGCGTCACCGCCGGCGTGGTCAGCGCGCTGGGCCGGTCGCTGCCGGCGAGCGCGAGCGGGGCCACCCGCGTCATCGACGACGTCGTCCAGACCGACGCCACCCTCCATCCGGGCAGCTCGGGCGGCGCGCTCGCCACGGCCGACGGCAGCGTCATCGGCAGCAACACCGCCATCGCCGACGTCGGCCTCGGCCTGGCCGTCCCGGTGAACGGCACCAGCCGCCGGATCATCGCGACCCTGCTCTCCGAGGGCCGGGTCCGCCGCGCCTACCTCGGACTCGCCGGTATCCCCGCCCCGCTGCCGCCGTTGCTGCGGGCCCGCACCGGCCGGCCCACGGGCCTGCGGATCATCGATGTCGTGCCCGCCTCCCCGGCCGCACGCGCCGGCCTCAGGGACGGCGACCTGCTGATCACCGCCCATGGCGCACCGGTCACCAGTGCACAGGCCCTGCAGCGACTGATGCTCCAGGACGCCATCGGCCGGCCGCTCCCCCTGACCGCGCTGCGCGGCGACGCCCTCGTCGACGTCATCGCCACGCCCACGGAGCCGGTCGCGGACGACTGA
- a CDS encoding GNAT family N-acetyltransferase, producing the protein MDVTIHRVDELNASLRSAWHRAMDESPEYANPFLAPEFALGIGRYRAGTRVAVLREDGRPAGFLPFERNAFGVGKAIGLGLSDCQALVHRPGVTWEAQELLKACGLSIFEFDHLVEEQKPFGRHVTGMFASPVVDLKPDESGYAPWLRGAYPGLAKTTLKKERRIGRDVGELRFEFDERDQRMLHRLMQWKSAQYRRTGRMDRFARPWIVDLVKHLHQVQEEHFTGVLSVLYAGDRPVAAHFGPRSRTVLAAWFTAYDPDLHYYSPGLMMHLRTAEAAARHGITLMDLGRGDKEYKDWLKTRELRVAEGFASRPHPVAAAHRLWRRPVRGLRNTVNAHPELRAPADRLLKTVGTLRTSRRADSGTAAPRAR; encoded by the coding sequence GTGGACGTCACGATCCACAGAGTCGACGAACTGAACGCCTCGCTGCGCTCGGCCTGGCACCGTGCGATGGACGAGTCGCCCGAGTACGCCAACCCTTTCCTGGCGCCGGAGTTCGCGCTCGGTATCGGCCGGTACCGCGCCGGAACCAGGGTCGCGGTCCTGCGTGAGGACGGGCGGCCGGCCGGCTTCCTCCCGTTCGAGCGCAACGCCTTCGGCGTCGGCAAGGCCATAGGTCTCGGTCTCTCCGACTGCCAGGCTCTCGTGCACCGCCCCGGAGTCACCTGGGAGGCCCAGGAGCTGCTGAAGGCCTGCGGTCTTTCCATCTTCGAGTTCGATCATCTCGTGGAGGAACAGAAGCCGTTCGGACGGCATGTCACGGGGATGTTCGCCTCTCCGGTCGTCGACCTGAAGCCCGACGAGAGCGGTTACGCGCCGTGGCTGCGCGGCGCTTATCCTGGGCTGGCCAAGACGACGCTGAAGAAGGAACGTCGTATCGGGCGGGACGTGGGCGAGCTGCGGTTCGAGTTCGACGAACGTGATCAGCGGATGCTGCACCGGCTCATGCAGTGGAAGTCCGCCCAGTACCGCAGGACGGGCCGGATGGACCGCTTCGCCCGGCCGTGGATCGTCGACCTGGTGAAGCATCTCCACCAGGTCCAGGAGGAGCACTTCACCGGTGTGCTGTCGGTGCTGTACGCCGGTGACCGGCCGGTCGCGGCGCACTTCGGGCCCAGATCACGCACGGTGCTCGCCGCCTGGTTCACCGCGTACGACCCCGATCTCCACTACTACTCGCCCGGGCTGATGATGCATCTGCGCACGGCGGAGGCGGCGGCCCGGCACGGGATCACGCTCATGGACCTGGGGCGCGGCGACAAGGAGTACAAGGACTGGCTCAAGACCCGTGAGCTGCGCGTGGCGGAAGGGTTCGCCAGCCGCCCCCACCCGGTCGCCGCGGCGCACCGGCTGTGGCGCAGACCCGTGCGGGGGCTTCGGAACACGGTCAACGCCCATCCCGAACTGCGTGCCCCCGCCGACCGCCTGCTGAAGACGGTCGGCACACTGCGCACCTCAAGACGGGCGGACTCCGGCACCGCGGCACCTCGCGCCCGCTGA
- a CDS encoding YciI family protein, translated as MDYFFYCRDRPGTWALRSELIEDHWAFMDRYADTMIARGPTFTADGTAVTGSMHIVGLPDEAAAHEFAFEEPNYHAGVYEEEVLVRRWRNVLGRTMWEFTGATAGHRRFLVIAHGKPGTTTAQAPLDAAHHRYLDRGYREHLIAYGPLLSLDGGAWTGTALLVELRDRSAAEAMMADEPYAREGLYESVEIHDWQFGGRSAG; from the coding sequence GTGGACTACTTCTTCTACTGCCGGGACCGGCCGGGAACGTGGGCACTGCGGTCGGAACTGATCGAAGATCACTGGGCGTTCATGGACCGGTACGCCGACACGATGATCGCGCGCGGCCCCACGTTCACCGCCGACGGCACGGCGGTCACCGGGAGCATGCACATCGTCGGCCTGCCCGACGAGGCGGCCGCGCACGAGTTCGCGTTCGAAGAACCCAACTACCACGCCGGTGTCTACGAGGAAGAGGTGCTGGTACGGCGCTGGCGGAACGTCCTGGGCCGCACCATGTGGGAGTTCACGGGGGCAACGGCCGGACATCGACGCTTCCTGGTCATCGCGCACGGCAAGCCGGGCACGACCACGGCCCAGGCGCCCCTGGACGCAGCCCACCACCGCTACCTCGACCGCGGTTACCGCGAACACCTCATCGCCTACGGCCCGTTGCTGTCCCTGGACGGCGGCGCATGGACGGGCACCGCCCTGCTGGTCGAGCTGCGGGACAGGAGTGCCGCCGAAGCGATGATGGCGGACGAGCCGTACGCCCGCGAGGGCCTCTACGAGAGCGTCGAGATCCACGACTGGCAGTTCGGCGGGCGGTCCGCCGGCTAG
- a CDS encoding SMP-30/gluconolactonase/LRE family protein → MTMTRVSTLLTGLGLVESPRWHGDRLYFSDWTAGEVVAVDPAGRTEVVARVPSLPLCTAWLPDDRLLIVSSGQGRLLRREPDGSLALYADLGVPGWNDIVADGRGNTYVNRAHFDPMAGEDAQPGSVHLVAPDGSVSEVADDIAFPNGMAVTADDSTLIVADSYRHRLVAFDIGADGRLSGRRVWADLGAGTPDGICLDAENAVWYADVPHRRCVRVAEGGKVLQTVTLDRGAFACALGGPEGRTLFITAAVWQGMTEAELVAPGTGQVLSVPVEVPGAGRP, encoded by the coding sequence ATGACGATGACCCGGGTATCCACGCTGCTCACCGGCCTTGGCCTGGTCGAGTCACCCCGCTGGCACGGCGACCGGCTGTACTTCTCCGACTGGACCGCCGGCGAGGTCGTCGCCGTCGACCCGGCCGGACGCACCGAGGTCGTCGCCCGGGTACCGTCGCTGCCCCTGTGCACCGCCTGGCTGCCCGACGACCGACTGCTGATCGTCTCGTCCGGGCAGGGACGGCTGCTGCGCCGCGAGCCCGACGGCAGCCTGGCCCTCTACGCGGATCTCGGCGTCCCCGGCTGGAACGACATCGTCGCGGACGGCCGCGGCAACACCTACGTCAATCGCGCCCACTTCGACCCGATGGCGGGGGAGGACGCACAACCCGGGTCCGTCCATCTGGTCGCCCCCGACGGCTCGGTGAGCGAGGTGGCCGACGACATCGCCTTCCCCAACGGCATGGCGGTGACCGCGGACGACTCCACACTGATCGTCGCCGACTCCTACCGCCATCGTCTGGTCGCCTTCGACATCGGGGCCGACGGGCGCCTGTCCGGCCGGCGCGTCTGGGCCGACCTGGGCGCGGGCACGCCGGACGGGATCTGCCTCGACGCGGAGAACGCCGTCTGGTACGCCGATGTCCCCCACCGGCGCTGTGTGCGCGTCGCCGAGGGCGGCAAGGTGCTGCAGACCGTGACGCTGGACCGCGGGGCGTTCGCCTGCGCGCTCGGCGGTCCCGAGGGCCGGACGCTGTTCATCACGGCGGCCGTCTGGCAGGGCATGACGGAGGCCGAGTTGGTGGCACCCGGCACCGGCCAGGTCCTCTCCGTCCCGGTCGAGGTGCCGGGAGCGGGCCGGCCGTAG
- a CDS encoding IS630 family transposase, translating into MKKCWTIPPAANAAFAAAMEDVLAVYHRPFDPARPVVCMDEKPYQLLGHVRDPLPAQPGRDRREDNEYVRSGTCSIFCWVEPLRGWRRVDARPRRTRVDWAHQVEHLLTVDYPDAATVVLVMDNLNTHTTASLYEAFDPAKAFALAQRLEIHHTPKHGSWLNIAEIELSALTRQCLDRRIDDLAVLNAELAAWQQHTNSNQRQVDWHFTTDDARVKLRHLYPTT; encoded by the coding sequence GTGAAGAAGTGCTGGACCATTCCGCCGGCTGCGAATGCGGCCTTCGCCGCGGCGATGGAGGACGTCCTGGCGGTCTACCACCGACCCTTCGATCCGGCGCGCCCGGTGGTGTGCATGGACGAGAAGCCGTACCAGCTCCTCGGCCACGTCCGCGATCCGCTTCCCGCGCAGCCGGGCCGTGACCGGCGTGAGGACAACGAGTACGTCCGCTCGGGGACCTGCTCGATCTTCTGCTGGGTCGAGCCGCTGCGCGGATGGCGGCGCGTCGACGCCCGGCCCCGCCGGACCAGGGTCGACTGGGCGCACCAGGTCGAGCACCTGCTGACCGTGGACTATCCCGACGCCGCCACGGTCGTGCTGGTGATGGACAACCTCAACACCCACACCACCGCCTCGCTCTACGAAGCGTTCGACCCGGCAAAGGCCTTCGCGCTGGCCCAGCGCCTGGAGATCCACCACACCCCCAAACACGGGTCCTGGCTCAACATCGCCGAGATCGAGCTCTCCGCGCTCACCCGCCAGTGCCTGGACCGCCGCATCGACGACCTCGCCGTGCTCAACGCCGAACTCGCCGCCTGGCAGCAGCACACCAACAGCAACCAGCGCCAAGTCGACTGGCACTTCACCACCGACGACGCACGCGTGAAACTACGCCACCTCTACCCAACCACATAG
- a CDS encoding SAM-dependent methyltransferase, translated as MTDSAGIEPGTDPDKASVARMYDAMLGGQHNFAIDREALAAFTAIDPQVRTLARANRAFLGRAVRFLIDAGVRQFIDLGSGIPTQGNVHEVAQAVSPGARVVYVDNDPVAVAHSTSLLADNPDADIVDADIRRPADVLASPQVRKLIDFDQPVAVLMNAILHFVTPEEDPAGIVAAFQDALPDGSWLALTHATNQDRPDTADAVGKLYRSRATSPVSARSQDEIRALFAGFDLVDPGLVYVPLWRPDPDDLIPDKPSEYWVYAGVGRKGR; from the coding sequence GTGACGGACAGCGCAGGAATCGAACCGGGGACGGATCCGGACAAGGCGAGCGTCGCCCGGATGTATGACGCCATGCTGGGCGGGCAGCACAACTTCGCCATCGACCGGGAGGCCCTCGCGGCCTTCACCGCCATCGACCCCCAGGTGCGTACCCTGGCCCGGGCCAACCGCGCCTTCCTGGGACGGGCCGTGCGCTTCCTGATCGACGCCGGGGTGCGGCAGTTCATCGACCTCGGCTCGGGCATCCCCACCCAGGGCAACGTCCACGAGGTGGCGCAGGCCGTAAGCCCCGGCGCCCGTGTGGTCTACGTGGACAACGACCCCGTGGCCGTGGCCCACAGCACCTCTCTGCTCGCCGACAACCCGGACGCGGACATCGTCGACGCCGACATCCGGCGGCCGGCCGACGTCCTGGCCTCCCCGCAGGTGCGGAAACTGATCGACTTCGATCAGCCCGTGGCCGTTCTGATGAACGCGATCCTGCACTTCGTCACGCCCGAGGAGGACCCGGCCGGCATCGTGGCCGCCTTCCAGGACGCCCTGCCCGACGGCAGCTGGCTGGCGCTGACCCACGCGACCAACCAGGATCGCCCCGACACCGCGGACGCCGTCGGCAAGCTGTACCGCTCCCGCGCCACCTCACCGGTCAGCGCCCGCTCCCAGGACGAGATCCGCGCACTCTTCGCCGGCTTCGACCTCGTGGACCCGGGCCTGGTGTATGTGCCGCTGTGGCGCCCGGACCCCGACGACCTGATCCCGGACAAGCCGTCGGAGTACTGGGTGTACGCGGGAGTCGGCCGCAAGGGTCGCTAG
- a CDS encoding GAF domain-containing SpoIIE family protein phosphatase codes for MRPEPPPGKARPLRNEPRSRTDDTPADPPSPRRSAFSPAADAIGSELELWLTGSHVVHALTPGFCDAASVYLLERWLREENAYPAADPPQIEARRLALRVGTDAAEDWDGVLPAGEVIVFPRETPYARALAAGHAQLLDAVDTHTSERLTASGGGDARIEDLLSASSFLVVPLHLRGTAVGFVACTRGADRAPFRPADIVAVESLAARAAIALDNARRYERERRTALAIRNSLLPGTAHEAQGCRIAHGCLPAGQGNIIGGDWFDVLKRPGDRVSLVVGDAMGHGPESAVAMIQLRTAVRTLAGLDIPPADLVRRLDRLACDTPGASFATCIYAEWDARQRTCTLVGAGHPPPLLRGPSGKTAPIPLTSPGLPLGLGTGSYEATVLTLDEPALLVLYSDGLVESREADIDQQISRLARAVDTAFLEPSAADAADSLQALCRRLLRSPSGAAGADDRTLLLAELTPAKD; via the coding sequence GTGCGTCCGGAGCCCCCACCCGGAAAGGCACGACCCCTGCGGAACGAACCTCGCAGCCGCACCGACGACACACCCGCCGACCCGCCTTCGCCGCGACGGTCGGCCTTCTCCCCCGCGGCGGACGCCATCGGCTCGGAACTCGAACTGTGGCTGACCGGCAGTCATGTCGTGCACGCGCTGACGCCCGGATTCTGCGATGCGGCGTCGGTCTACCTGCTGGAGCGCTGGCTGCGCGAGGAGAACGCGTACCCGGCCGCGGATCCGCCCCAGATAGAGGCGCGCCGCCTGGCGCTGCGCGTGGGCACGGACGCGGCCGAGGACTGGGACGGGGTGCTGCCGGCCGGCGAGGTCATCGTCTTCCCGCGCGAGACTCCGTACGCGCGCGCCCTCGCCGCCGGACACGCGCAGCTGCTCGACGCGGTCGACACCCACACCTCCGAGCGGCTCACGGCCTCCGGAGGGGGCGACGCGCGGATCGAGGACCTGCTGAGCGCCTCGTCCTTCCTCGTCGTCCCGCTTCATCTGCGGGGCACCGCGGTCGGCTTCGTCGCCTGCACGCGCGGCGCGGACCGGGCCCCCTTCCGGCCCGCGGACATCGTGGCCGTGGAGTCGCTGGCCGCGCGGGCCGCCATAGCCCTGGACAACGCCCGCCGTTACGAGCGCGAGCGCCGCACCGCCCTGGCCATCCGGAACAGCCTGCTGCCGGGCACCGCCCATGAGGCCCAGGGGTGCCGCATCGCCCACGGCTGCCTTCCCGCCGGACAGGGCAACATCATCGGCGGTGACTGGTTCGACGTGCTGAAACGACCCGGGGACCGGGTCAGTCTGGTCGTCGGGGACGCCATGGGGCACGGCCCGGAGTCCGCCGTCGCGATGATCCAGCTGCGCACCGCCGTCCGCACCCTGGCGGGACTCGACATCCCTCCCGCGGATCTCGTACGGCGCCTCGACCGGCTCGCCTGCGACACCCCCGGAGCCTCGTTCGCGACCTGCATCTACGCCGAGTGGGACGCCCGTCAGCGCACCTGCACGCTGGTCGGAGCGGGCCATCCTCCCCCACTGCTGCGCGGCCCCTCCGGCAAGACCGCGCCGATCCCGCTCACCAGTCCCGGTCTGCCCCTCGGGCTGGGCACGGGCAGCTACGAGGCCACCGTGCTGACCCTGGACGAACCGGCCCTGCTCGTGCTCTACAGCGACGGACTGGTCGAGTCCCGCGAGGCCGATATCGACCAGCAGATCAGCCGCCTCGCACGCGCCGTGGACACGGCCTTTCTCGAACCCTCGGCCGCTGACGCCGCGGACAGCCTGCAGGCCCTGTGCCGCCGGCTGCTGCGCTCCCCTTCCGGCGCGGCCGGCGCCGACGACCGCACGCTGCTGCTCGCCGAGCTGACGCCCGCGAAGGACTGA
- a CDS encoding ATP-binding protein: MSPHTTSSPQLLDAANPERTHWLELPPHRSSIKVARRSMSARMGAWRLPGDLCADAVLLVSELATNALRHTLSARILCGIGLVADGCLRLEVHDHDYTGVGLPRCEPGPDDEGGRGLLLVEAIADTWGVDRSRLTGGNAVWANLTTWT, from the coding sequence GTGTCCCCCCACACGACTTCCTCCCCGCAGCTCTTAGACGCCGCGAACCCGGAACGAACGCACTGGCTCGAACTGCCTCCGCACCGCTCCAGCATCAAGGTCGCCCGTCGATCCATGAGCGCGCGGATGGGCGCGTGGCGCCTGCCGGGCGATCTGTGTGCGGACGCAGTCCTGCTCGTGTCCGAGCTGGCCACCAACGCCCTGCGGCACACGCTCAGCGCGCGGATCCTGTGCGGCATCGGCCTCGTCGCGGACGGATGTCTGCGCCTGGAGGTGCACGACCACGACTACACGGGCGTCGGCCTGCCCCGGTGCGAGCCCGGCCCCGACGACGAGGGCGGCCGCGGCCTGCTCCTCGTGGAGGCGATCGCCGACACCTGGGGGGTCGACCGGTCCAGGCTCACCGGCGGCAACGCCGTGTGGGCGAACCTGACGACCTGGACCTGA
- a CDS encoding helix-turn-helix transcriptional regulator yields MNEGRPGAGNGSSAPTVLRMILGRRLQERRQGAGVSLEDAAKALRVTSLTIRRLEKAEVALKPLYVEKLLETYGADKQEIEEFVALAERANEPGWWHMYRDVLPSWFSGYVSLESGATTLRTYEPHYVTGLLQTHAYARAVLRGGLPNGSEEDLERRVDLRLRRQGLLAGSDAPTLWVVMEEAVLHRVVGGPEVMREQIDRLLEVSELEHVSVDVVPFTAGAHVGACAPFTYFRFEERELPDIVYSEILSGAMYLDQRSDVAAHLEAHNRMSLLTSDADSRGLLNRMRKEYS; encoded by the coding sequence TTGAACGAAGGTCGGCCGGGCGCGGGCAACGGCTCCAGCGCACCCACCGTTCTCCGCATGATCCTCGGCCGGCGCCTGCAGGAGCGCCGCCAGGGTGCGGGCGTGTCGCTGGAGGACGCGGCCAAGGCCCTGCGGGTGACGTCCTTGACCATTCGCCGCCTGGAGAAGGCCGAGGTCGCCCTCAAGCCGCTGTACGTGGAGAAGCTGCTTGAGACGTACGGGGCGGACAAGCAGGAGATCGAGGAGTTCGTCGCCCTCGCCGAGCGGGCCAACGAGCCCGGGTGGTGGCACATGTACCGCGATGTGCTGCCGAGTTGGTTCAGCGGTTACGTGAGCCTGGAGAGCGGGGCCACGACCCTGCGCACCTACGAGCCCCACTACGTGACGGGCCTGCTGCAGACCCACGCCTATGCGCGCGCCGTGCTGCGCGGCGGCCTCCCGAACGGCAGTGAGGAGGACCTGGAGCGGCGGGTGGACCTGCGACTGCGCCGCCAGGGCCTGCTGGCCGGATCCGACGCCCCCACGCTGTGGGTGGTGATGGAGGAGGCCGTACTGCACCGGGTGGTGGGCGGCCCCGAGGTGATGCGGGAGCAGATCGACCGGCTCCTGGAGGTCTCGGAGCTGGAGCATGTCAGCGTCGACGTCGTGCCGTTCACCGCCGGCGCCCATGTCGGGGCGTGTGCCCCCTTCACCTACTTCCGGTTCGAGGAGCGGGAGCTGCCGGACATCGTCTACAGCGAGATCCTCTCCGGCGCCATGTACCTGGACCAGCGTTCGGACGTGGCGGCCCATCTGGAGGCGCACAACCGCATGTCCCTGCTGACCTCGGACGCGGACAGCAGGGGGCTTTTGAACCGCATGCGAAAGGAGTACTCATGA
- a CDS encoding DUF397 domain-containing protein has protein sequence MTPIDGSVCNVYNGMPAADLGEQGWESPWSGPNGGQCVQTKQLADGRVALRQSTDPAGPALIYTPEEITAFVAGVKRGLADHLTATHPHRTTPKGTG, from the coding sequence ATGACCCCGATCGACGGCAGTGTCTGCAACGTCTACAACGGCATGCCGGCGGCGGATCTCGGCGAACAGGGCTGGGAGTCTCCGTGGAGCGGTCCCAACGGGGGCCAGTGCGTGCAGACGAAGCAACTCGCCGACGGCCGCGTGGCACTCCGGCAGTCGACGGATCCTGCCGGTCCCGCGCTGATCTACACCCCGGAGGAGATCACCGCGTTCGTCGCGGGGGTCAAACGGGGCCTCGCCGATCACCTGACCGCCACCCACCCCCACCGCACCACTCCGAAAGGGACAGGATGA
- a CDS encoding SAM-dependent methyltransferase — protein MTNSHAARDIDTSRPHSARMYDYYLGGKDHFEVDKLAAETVASVYPAIFVCARENRAFMHRATRVLAREHGIRQWLDIGTGIPTEPNLHQVAQSVVPEARVVYADNDPLVLKYAERLMRSTAQGRTTYIEADVNDPATLLNSPALAEVLDLDQPVALSLNALMHFVTDSQDPYGIVERLLAVLPSGSALALSHCTPDFDPATWQKVTDIYTNAGTPVRFRSRDDVARFFSGLDLLDPGVLVGHRWRPEGDSDATDAEVSLWTGVGIKP, from the coding sequence ATGACCAACTCGCACGCCGCGCGGGACATCGACACCAGCAGGCCCCACTCCGCCCGGATGTACGACTACTACCTCGGCGGCAAGGACCACTTCGAGGTCGACAAACTGGCCGCCGAGACCGTCGCGTCGGTCTACCCGGCGATCTTCGTGTGCGCCCGCGAGAACCGGGCGTTCATGCACCGCGCCACCCGCGTCCTCGCCAGGGAGCACGGCATCCGGCAGTGGCTGGACATCGGCACCGGCATCCCCACCGAGCCGAACCTGCACCAGGTGGCGCAGTCGGTGGTCCCGGAGGCGCGGGTGGTCTACGCCGACAACGACCCGCTCGTCCTCAAGTACGCCGAGCGCCTGATGCGCAGCACCGCGCAGGGCCGCACCACGTACATCGAGGCGGACGTCAACGACCCCGCGACGCTGCTGAACTCCCCCGCGCTGGCCGAGGTCCTGGACCTCGATCAGCCGGTGGCCCTGTCGCTCAACGCCCTGATGCACTTCGTGACGGACTCACAGGACCCGTACGGCATCGTGGAGCGGCTGCTGGCCGTGCTGCCCTCGGGCAGCGCGCTGGCACTGAGCCACTGCACGCCCGACTTCGACCCGGCGACCTGGCAGAAGGTCACCGACATCTACACCAATGCCGGCACTCCGGTGCGGTTCCGCTCGCGCGACGACGTCGCCCGTTTCTTCAGCGGGCTCGACCTGCTCGACCCCGGCGTCTTGGTCGGCCACCGCTGGCGCCCGGAGGGCGACTCGGACGCCACGGACGCCGAGGTCAGCCTGTGGACCGGCGTGGGCATCAAGCCGTAG